One genomic window of Polynucleobacter sp. HIN11 includes the following:
- a CDS encoding twin transmembrane helix small protein, with translation MKWLIVLILLVIIASLGSALYFMMKDKGNSSRMVHSLMLRIGLSIALFIGIWIAHYFGLIESTGLKVPQ, from the coding sequence ATGAAATGGCTAATTGTTTTAATTTTGTTGGTCATCATCGCTAGCTTAGGATCGGCGTTGTATTTCATGATGAAAGACAAAGGCAATAGCTCCAGGATGGTTCACTCGCTGATGCTCAGAATTGGTTTATCGATTGCACTATTCATTGGCATTTGGATTGCCCATTACTTTGGACTCATTGAGTCCACTGGCCTGAAAGTGCCTCAATAG
- a CDS encoding COX15/CtaA family protein, with protein MMSEMALMVLELAGIALLIAGLPLAILYFKKGMGLFQKLNWTIVFLTFDLILFGAFTRLSDSGLGCPDWPGCYGTSNPFRAIEEIRAAEAAMPTGPVTVFKAWVEMIHRYLAMSVGFLIIIQVIMAFKQPSAGRSLAIKGSLFLLVLVCLQGAFGAWTVTLKLQPIIVSMHLILALILFASMVWFAQRNDALCSSDSKTISSLSGSLVLIAIVALFAQIFLGAWVSTNYAVLACPDFPTCMGVWYPNMDWQNAFFLWRDLGEAKSGEMIPMAALVTIHWTHRVGAIFASAILLFVAIKVIRHPEPKVQFWGKAIIALLALQIATGISNVVFQWPLVAALLHTGGAAAILFCLVRLSAWSNNYFLSGKPPQRGIA; from the coding sequence ATGATGTCTGAAATGGCTCTAATGGTTTTAGAGCTTGCCGGAATCGCTCTCTTGATTGCTGGCTTACCGCTGGCAATCCTTTATTTTAAAAAAGGAATGGGGCTATTTCAAAAGCTCAATTGGACCATCGTCTTCCTAACCTTTGACCTCATTTTGTTTGGTGCATTTACTCGTTTAAGTGATTCTGGTTTAGGTTGCCCAGACTGGCCAGGTTGCTATGGCACATCCAATCCCTTTCGCGCCATCGAAGAAATTCGGGCGGCAGAAGCTGCAATGCCCACAGGGCCGGTAACGGTTTTTAAAGCATGGGTTGAAATGATTCATCGTTACTTGGCGATGAGCGTTGGGTTTTTAATCATTATTCAAGTCATCATGGCATTTAAGCAGCCAAGCGCAGGCCGCTCCTTAGCTATTAAAGGCAGTTTGTTTTTACTGGTCTTAGTTTGTTTACAAGGCGCATTTGGAGCCTGGACCGTGACCCTTAAGCTGCAACCAATCATTGTTAGTATGCATCTCATCTTGGCATTGATCTTATTTGCCAGCATGGTCTGGTTCGCGCAACGTAACGATGCCCTCTGTTCAAGTGATTCCAAGACGATTTCAAGCTTATCTGGCAGCCTTGTATTAATCGCTATTGTTGCACTCTTTGCTCAAATTTTTCTAGGTGCGTGGGTTAGTACTAACTATGCTGTGTTGGCTTGTCCTGATTTTCCAACTTGTATGGGTGTTTGGTATCCCAATATGGATTGGCAAAATGCTTTTTTCTTATGGCGCGATTTGGGTGAGGCTAAATCGGGTGAGATGATCCCGATGGCAGCGCTAGTCACAATCCACTGGACCCATCGTGTTGGTGCTATTTTTGCCTCCGCTATTTTGCTTTTCGTTGCTATAAAAGTAATTCGACATCCAGAGCCAAAGGTTCAATTTTGGGGGAAGGCAATCATTGCATTGCTTGCATTACAAATCGCCACCGGTATATCGAATGTAGTCTTTCAATGGCCATTAGTAGCGGCGTTGTTGCACACCGGTGGTGCGGCAGCTATTTTATTTTGCTTGGTGCGTTTAAGTGCGTGGAGTAATAACTATTTTTTATCCGGTAAGCCGCCCCAGCGAGGGATTGCATGA
- a CDS encoding DUF2970 domain-containing protein: MNKQPSFFRSMRAVLWAFLGIRNKAGLQNDVASLSFVHIIIAGVLGAVLFMAILLLIVNLVVTN, encoded by the coding sequence ATGAACAAGCAACCTAGTTTTTTTCGTTCAATGCGTGCCGTTTTGTGGGCGTTTTTAGGGATTCGCAATAAAGCAGGATTGCAAAATGATGTTGCAAGCTTGAGTTTTGTGCACATCATCATTGCTGGTGTATTGGGCGCCGTACTATTTATGGCGATCCTTTTGTTGATTGTGAATTTAGTGGTAACCAATTAA
- a CDS encoding cytochrome c oxidase assembly protein has product MANNLGALNKQILLKLLLLAVLMFGFGYALVPLYKALCEVTGINVVTSKNNYGVRAYGASKPGNTQVDYSRTITIEFDSNSRGPFAFKPVKNFLEVHPGEMHEIVYEVVNTLDRPVAAQAIPSYAPKTATEFFTKIECFCFQEQALTPHQIRQMPVVFIVDPNLPKDVKTITLSYTFFETGVPKPVANVKESKSKVSL; this is encoded by the coding sequence ATGGCAAATAATCTAGGCGCCCTTAATAAGCAAATCCTACTGAAGCTTCTTTTGCTTGCTGTATTGATGTTTGGATTTGGTTATGCCTTGGTGCCTTTATACAAAGCCCTTTGTGAAGTGACTGGCATTAATGTTGTCACTAGTAAAAATAATTATGGTGTGCGTGCTTATGGAGCTAGCAAGCCAGGTAATACCCAAGTAGATTACAGTCGAACGATCACGATTGAGTTTGACTCCAATAGTCGTGGACCATTTGCTTTTAAGCCGGTTAAGAACTTTCTTGAAGTTCATCCAGGCGAGATGCACGAGATCGTTTATGAAGTAGTTAATACTTTGGATCGACCTGTCGCTGCTCAGGCAATTCCCAGCTATGCTCCAAAGACCGCAACGGAGTTTTTTACGAAGATCGAATGCTTTTGTTTTCAAGAGCAAGCCCTGACCCCACATCAGATTCGGCAAATGCCAGTGGTATTTATTGTTGATCCCAATCTTCCAAAAGACGTTAAAACAATCACCCTGTCGTATACCTTTTTTGAGACCGGAGTACCTAAGCCTGTTGCAAATGTCAAAGAATCTAAGAGCAAAGTGTCACTATGA
- a CDS encoding cytochrome oxidase small assembly protein: MALDVTERSNPLMSNRRLAAVLLSIALTFFLGIVLKYWILG; encoded by the coding sequence ATGGCACTTGACGTGACCGAGCGATCGAATCCTTTGATGAGCAACCGCCGCCTAGCGGCGGTCTTGCTATCGATTGCGTTGACTTTTTTCTTGGGCATCGTATTGAAGTATTGGATCTTAGGTTAG
- a CDS encoding SCO family protein yields the protein MKKLVLLCAVFLLAACSKPSFKNVDITGSKSFGSNFELLDPNGQVKTMADFKGKAVLIFFGYTHCPDVCPATLVEMQEVMKTLGPLSDRVQVIFITVDPQRDTAELMAQYPPAFDPRFIGLRPANDEALAKVAKDFKVYYNKVPGSNPKNYTIDHTAGSYVFDPNGNLRLYIKHGQGAEPIAHDLKLLLQ from the coding sequence ATGAAAAAATTAGTCCTTTTATGCGCCGTGTTTTTATTGGCCGCTTGTTCAAAGCCTAGCTTCAAGAATGTTGATATTACTGGCAGTAAATCATTTGGTTCTAATTTTGAACTTTTGGATCCTAATGGTCAGGTGAAAACCATGGCTGATTTCAAAGGTAAGGCTGTATTAATTTTCTTTGGCTATACCCACTGCCCAGATGTTTGTCCTGCGACATTAGTTGAAATGCAAGAGGTCATGAAAACCTTAGGCCCATTATCTGATCGGGTGCAAGTTATTTTTATTACAGTTGACCCGCAGCGAGATACTGCAGAGCTAATGGCACAATACCCCCCCGCTTTTGATCCTCGTTTTATTGGGCTGAGACCGGCTAATGACGAGGCGCTTGCCAAGGTCGCCAAGGATTTCAAGGTGTATTACAACAAGGTGCCGGGCAGTAATCCTAAAAATTACACGATCGACCATACTGCTGGAAGTTACGTATTTGATCCAAACGGTAATTTACGCCTCTATATCAAGCATGGGCAAGGCGCCGAGCCGATTGCCCATGACCTAAAACTACTACTTCAATAA
- a CDS encoding cytochrome c oxidase subunit 3 — MSSNSTPYYFVPGPSKYPVLASIGLLGFGGGMSAWVNGLSWGGPLVLAAVIYVLFVLYGWFGDAISESNTGKNGVNVDVSYRWSMSWFIFSEIMFFAAFFAALFYARSITVPWLGDVDNKLLWPDFVAAWPTVGPADLVQKFSTIGPWPIPTINTLLLLSSGVTVTWAHHALREGNRQHAIYGLFATVFLGLIFLGFQAYEYIHAYNDLNLKLTSGIYGSTFFMLTGFHGFHVFLGGLMLAIILRRLIRGDFTAENHFGFEGAAWYWHFVDVVWLGLYIVIYWM, encoded by the coding sequence ATGTCATCAAACTCCACACCGTATTATTTTGTTCCGGGCCCCTCAAAATATCCCGTCCTTGCTAGCATTGGACTGCTTGGCTTTGGCGGCGGCATGTCCGCTTGGGTCAATGGCCTTTCATGGGGAGGACCGCTGGTCCTAGCAGCAGTTATTTATGTGCTGTTTGTGCTGTACGGTTGGTTTGGTGATGCAATCTCGGAGTCCAATACCGGCAAGAACGGTGTGAACGTCGATGTGTCCTATCGCTGGTCGATGAGCTGGTTCATCTTTTCCGAGATCATGTTTTTTGCCGCTTTCTTTGCGGCCCTGTTCTACGCTCGCAGTATTACAGTGCCCTGGCTTGGTGATGTGGACAATAAACTCTTATGGCCTGATTTTGTAGCTGCATGGCCAACCGTTGGTCCTGCTGATCTGGTTCAAAAATTTAGTACTATTGGCCCTTGGCCAATTCCAACGATTAATACGTTATTGCTCTTGAGCTCAGGGGTTACCGTGACCTGGGCACATCATGCTTTACGAGAGGGAAATCGTCAGCACGCCATTTATGGATTATTTGCGACCGTATTTCTTGGGCTTATTTTCTTGGGTTTTCAAGCTTACGAATACATCCATGCTTATAACGACCTGAACCTGAAGCTCACTTCTGGAATTTACGGATCAACCTTCTTCATGCTGACCGGTTTTCATGGATTCCATGTGTTCTTGGGTGGCTTGATGTTGGCGATTATCCTGCGCCGTTTGATTCGTGGTGATTTCACCGCCGAGAATCACTTTGGTTTTGAAGGTGCCGCTTGGTATTGGCACTTTGTTGACGTCGTCTGGCTAGGGCTTTACATCGTCATTTACTGGATGTAA
- a CDS encoding SURF1 family protein, with translation MLVVLAIGILAGRWQLGRADQKIILANQISAMAAREQIDLNAKNWTLSETEFRPVRARGRFLPNEVVWLDNRPSLKPQTGQTQSGFYVLMPFLLDGQEKRLVWVNRGWAPRNNQDRLILPSITTPKESVVIEGIALAGPGRVLELGNQPNSQASPRIQQNLDLTYEAGRMAYPQLPFIIRQNDPDEGDGLSRIWPVATTGVDRHYAYAFQWFSLGAAALAFWFTTGFMRYRNQGKSSS, from the coding sequence ATGCTAGTCGTTCTTGCAATAGGTATTTTGGCTGGCCGTTGGCAACTGGGTCGTGCGGATCAAAAAATAATTCTGGCTAATCAAATTAGCGCCATGGCGGCTCGAGAGCAGATTGACCTCAATGCCAAAAATTGGACTCTATCAGAAACTGAGTTTAGGCCGGTGCGAGCGCGTGGTCGTTTTTTGCCCAATGAGGTCGTTTGGCTTGATAATCGCCCCAGTCTAAAGCCACAAACAGGGCAGACCCAATCCGGGTTTTATGTGCTGATGCCATTTTTACTTGATGGTCAGGAAAAGCGCCTTGTTTGGGTTAACCGAGGGTGGGCCCCCAGAAATAATCAAGATCGATTGATATTGCCAAGCATTACAACGCCTAAGGAGAGTGTAGTCATCGAGGGTATTGCATTGGCTGGGCCAGGGAGGGTGTTAGAGCTTGGCAATCAACCCAATAGTCAAGCTTCACCCCGGATTCAGCAAAATTTAGACCTGACCTATGAAGCGGGCCGAATGGCATATCCACAATTACCCTTCATTATTCGCCAAAATGACCCAGATGAAGGTGATGGATTGTCCCGAATTTGGCCTGTGGCAACGACAGGCGTCGATCGCCATTATGCTTATGCTTTCCAATGGTTTTCTTTAGGTGCGGCCGCGCTAGCATTTTGGTTCACAACTGGTTTTATGCGCTATCGCAATCAAGGTAAATCAAGTTCATAA
- the cyoE gene encoding heme o synthase translates to MSTDFVRPPMPRWRQYWVLTKPRVTQLAVFCAIIGMFLATPGMVPWSILLGGSIGIWLLAGAAFAVNCLIEQAVDAKMRRTAWRPSATGEITPWQIIIFSCILGAAGMAVLWIYTNPLTMWLTFATFVGYAVIYTWFLKPATPQNIVIGGLSGAMPPALGWVAVTNQLSAEAWLLVLIIFVWTPPHFWALALYRREDYVQAGLPMLPVTHGERFTLLNILLYTLILLAASILPYVYGMSGLFYLVCALILSGIFVMYAIRLYQHYSDQLARKTFKYSITYLALLFAAILIDHYI, encoded by the coding sequence ATGAGTACTGATTTTGTTCGTCCTCCTATGCCTCGCTGGAGACAATATTGGGTATTAACTAAGCCAAGAGTGACTCAGCTCGCAGTATTTTGCGCGATTATTGGCATGTTTTTGGCAACCCCTGGGATGGTTCCCTGGTCGATATTACTTGGTGGATCGATCGGCATTTGGTTGTTAGCGGGCGCGGCATTTGCGGTGAACTGTCTGATAGAGCAAGCGGTTGATGCCAAAATGCGTCGAACCGCATGGCGCCCCTCAGCAACGGGCGAGATTACCCCTTGGCAAATTATTATTTTCTCTTGCATTTTGGGAGCCGCAGGGATGGCAGTACTGTGGATTTACACCAATCCCCTCACGATGTGGCTTACCTTTGCAACCTTTGTGGGGTATGCCGTTATTTATACCTGGTTCTTAAAGCCAGCAACGCCCCAAAACATTGTGATTGGCGGGCTTTCTGGTGCCATGCCACCTGCATTGGGTTGGGTAGCTGTTACTAATCAATTATCGGCAGAAGCCTGGTTATTGGTGCTCATCATTTTTGTGTGGACCCCACCGCATTTTTGGGCATTGGCACTCTACCGACGCGAAGATTATGTACAGGCGGGCTTGCCGATGTTGCCGGTCACTCACGGTGAGCGATTTACCTTACTCAATATCTTGCTCTATACGCTCATCTTATTGGCGGCCTCGATTCTTCCTTATGTCTATGGAATGAGTGGCTTATTCTATTTGGTATGTGCACTGATTCTTAGCGGTATTTTTGTAATGTATGCAATCCGTCTTTACCAACACTACAGCGATCAGTTGGCTCGTAAGACATTTAAGTACTCCATTACTTATTTAGCTCTACTATTTGCTGCTATTTTGATCGATCATTACATATAG